The Vibrio echinoideorum genome includes a region encoding these proteins:
- a CDS encoding ASCH domain-containing protein: MEERSQAYLDNYLNSLPTELAKQYTSFSADYYCADEYNANLCAQLILNGEKRASCGLEYWYTYEGETRPIIGHLQVVTDWNGKPICIVEITSVSSCPYNEVTAEFAAAEGEGDKSLEWWKKAHWNFFSRECEELKINPSEDMMLVLERFKVVYK, translated from the coding sequence ATGGAAGAAAGAAGCCAGGCTTATCTAGATAACTATCTAAACTCATTGCCAACGGAACTTGCCAAACAATACACCTCATTCAGTGCTGACTATTACTGCGCCGACGAATACAACGCCAACTTGTGTGCACAGCTGATACTGAACGGTGAAAAGCGGGCGTCTTGCGGCCTTGAATATTGGTACACCTATGAAGGTGAGACTAGGCCGATTATAGGCCACCTACAAGTCGTCACTGATTGGAATGGCAAGCCTATCTGCATCGTTGAAATTACCTCAGTTTCATCGTGTCCATATAATGAAGTCACGGCTGAATTTGCTGCTGCTGAGGGCGAGGGTGACAAATCCTTAGAATGGTGGAAGAAAGCGCACTGGAACTTCTTCTCTCGTGAGTGTGAAGAACTCAAGATAAACCCAAGTGAAGACATGATGCTGGTACTTGAGCGTTTCAAAGTGGTGTATAAGTAA
- a CDS encoding SpoIIAA family protein, whose product MSIERHGISIGIERVSGETIIVFKAKGKLTHDDYQAMMPILNTAIEEIDSSALKMLVDISTLTGWELRAAWDDFKLGLELNSKIDKIAIYGDKNWQELASKVGSWFVSGEIKSFEEYESAIEWLID is encoded by the coding sequence ATGAGTATCGAACGTCATGGAATATCGATTGGGATTGAACGTGTTAGCGGTGAAACAATCATTGTGTTTAAAGCGAAAGGAAAGCTCACGCACGACGATTATCAAGCAATGATGCCAATCCTAAACACAGCGATAGAAGAGATCGATTCTTCGGCACTGAAGATGTTGGTCGACATATCAACGTTAACGGGTTGGGAACTGCGCGCTGCGTGGGACGATTTCAAACTTGGGTTAGAGCTTAATTCTAAGATCGACAAGATAGCGATTTATGGCGACAAAAATTGGCAGGAACTCGCTTCAAAAGTAGGAAGCTGGTTTGTGTCTGGCGAGATAAAATCGTTCGAAGAATACGAGTCCGCTATTGAATGGCTCATTGATTAA
- a CDS encoding YkgJ family cysteine cluster protein: MKNCNQCGKCCIKYGNGDLAATQEEIDLWELFNPDIYEYVRGSEIWFDPKSGERLSRCPFLEVVPTKDKNAQAKYTCSIYLDRPEDCRHYPSLINEMVRDECEMIEVIDLQDTKKAQRRLDFLMKDSRPSSFS, from the coding sequence ATGAAAAATTGTAATCAATGCGGAAAATGCTGTATCAAATATGGAAATGGTGACCTTGCCGCAACTCAAGAAGAAATCGATTTGTGGGAGCTGTTCAATCCAGACATTTATGAATATGTTCGAGGTAGTGAGATCTGGTTTGATCCTAAATCTGGCGAACGCTTAAGTCGTTGCCCTTTCCTAGAAGTTGTTCCAACCAAAGATAAGAATGCTCAAGCTAAATATACATGCAGTATCTATTTAGACCGCCCAGAAGACTGTCGTCATTATCCTAGCCTTATCAATGAGATGGTACGTGATGAGTGCGAGATGATTGAAGTAATCGATTTGCAAGATACGAAAAAAGCTCAAAGGAGGCTCGACTTTTTAATGAAAGATAGCCGCCCTTCAAGCTTTTCATAA
- the glpT gene encoding glycerol-3-phosphate transporter gives MFGIFKPMAHIDRLSSDKIDSTYTRLRWQLFLGIFVGYAGYYLVRKNFSLAMPYLIEQGYSRGELGVALAAVSIAYGLSKFLMGSVSDRSNPRYFLSGGLLMSALVMFCFGFMPWATGSITAMFILLFLNGWFQGMGWPACGRTMVHWWSRKERGEIVSVWNVAHNVGGGLIGPMFLLGLWAFNDDWRTAFYVPAFFATLVAVFVWFTVRDTPQSCGLPPIEEHKDDYPDDYDKSHETEMTAKEIFFKYIFSNKLLWSIAIANAFVYLIRYGVLDWAPVYLNEAKDFSVDKSSWAYFLYEWAGIPGTLLCGWISDKLFKGRRAPAGILFMVLVTVAVLVYWLNPAGNPTVDMLALIAIGFLIYGPVMLIGLYALELAPKKAAGTAAGLTGLFGYLGGAVAANAVLGFMVDHYGWDGGFIILLGACVASIICLIYAFLGERAHHKQKELEQQKEPLTQ, from the coding sequence ATGTTTGGAATATTCAAACCCATGGCGCATATCGATCGCTTATCATCAGATAAGATTGATAGCACCTACACACGTTTACGATGGCAGCTTTTTCTCGGCATCTTTGTTGGTTATGCGGGTTACTACCTAGTCCGAAAAAACTTCAGTTTGGCGATGCCATACCTGATTGAACAAGGGTACAGCCGAGGAGAGCTAGGGGTTGCTTTGGCCGCTGTATCAATCGCTTACGGTTTATCTAAGTTTTTGATGGGAAGCGTTTCTGATCGATCTAATCCTCGTTACTTCCTCAGTGGCGGCTTGTTAATGTCGGCATTGGTTATGTTCTGCTTTGGTTTTATGCCATGGGCAACAGGCAGCATTACTGCAATGTTTATCCTTCTGTTCTTGAATGGTTGGTTCCAAGGTATGGGGTGGCCGGCTTGTGGGCGAACCATGGTGCACTGGTGGTCACGGAAAGAACGTGGCGAGATAGTATCGGTATGGAACGTGGCGCACAATGTTGGCGGCGGATTGATTGGTCCAATGTTCTTATTGGGTCTTTGGGCTTTTAACGACGACTGGCGAACCGCTTTTTATGTTCCTGCATTTTTTGCCACTCTCGTTGCTGTCTTTGTTTGGTTCACAGTAAGAGATACACCTCAGTCTTGTGGTTTACCTCCTATTGAAGAACACAAAGACGATTACCCAGATGACTATGATAAGTCTCACGAGACAGAGATGACGGCTAAAGAAATCTTCTTTAAGTATATATTCTCTAATAAGTTGTTGTGGTCAATTGCTATCGCGAATGCGTTTGTTTACCTGATTCGTTACGGTGTTCTCGATTGGGCTCCGGTTTACTTAAATGAAGCGAAAGATTTCTCAGTAGATAAATCGTCTTGGGCTTATTTCTTGTACGAGTGGGCAGGTATCCCTGGCACTTTATTGTGTGGTTGGATTTCAGATAAGTTGTTTAAGGGCCGACGCGCACCTGCAGGGATCCTGTTCATGGTTCTCGTGACTGTCGCTGTGTTGGTGTACTGGCTAAACCCAGCAGGCAACCCAACGGTTGATATGCTGGCACTGATTGCGATTGGTTTCCTTATCTATGGCCCAGTAATGCTAATCGGCTTGTATGCGCTTGAGCTTGCACCTAAAAAAGCGGCAGGTACAGCGGCTGGCTTAACTGGTTTGTTTGGCTACCTAGGCGGTGCGGTTGCTGCCAACGCAGTACTTGGCTTTATGGTTGACCATTACGGTTGGGATGGTGGTTTCATTATCTTGCTCGGTGCTTGTGTTGCTTCAATAATTTGTCTGATTTACGCGTTCTTAGGTGAGCGTGCGCACCATAAACAAAAAGAACTAGAGCAACAAAAAGAACCGTTAACTCAGTAG
- a CDS encoding DUF3297 family protein, which yields MSDTNSRPALPDHLAGNPRSPHHVAECFEYPIGIRLNGKERTDVEEYCISEGWVKIPSPKALDRRGQPMLITLKGSVEAFYIEE from the coding sequence ATGAGCGATACTAATTCAAGACCAGCTTTACCAGATCATCTTGCAGGCAACCCACGCAGCCCACACCACGTGGCTGAGTGTTTCGAATACCCAATCGGCATTCGTCTAAATGGTAAAGAGCGTACTGATGTTGAAGAATACTGCATCAGCGAAGGTTGGGTTAAGATCCCTTCACCTAAAGCGCTAGATCGTCGTGGTCAGCCAATGCTTATTACTCTAAAAGGCTCTGTAGAAGCTTTTTACATCGAAGAATAA
- a CDS encoding membrane lipoprotein lipid attachment site-containing protein, whose translation MNKSLIALVLTAVLAGCSSGGTSEPAQPQFDGDYGFENIDPGFGQDDTDNDGGYENADPEYGVDAPSLKDKIAQADLGFVHIPELGDIPFFNKDTDEAHIGAVKERSSEEETLYSIYVDDKRVGEIIIRDSHVIITAGDKEISGERETYKDTNQTFWTVRGTSGNVVGDFKRLDDGVWVFREEINRETFVVKYHDGQWHFIPMSDVKNKIKDNMPSKAEIVKLRTKIQANKLRALK comes from the coding sequence ATGAACAAATCACTTATCGCTCTTGTGCTTACTGCTGTTTTAGCTGGCTGTTCATCAGGTGGGACATCTGAACCAGCACAACCTCAATTTGACGGCGACTATGGTTTTGAAAATATCGATCCCGGTTTTGGACAAGATGATACCGATAACGATGGCGGTTATGAGAATGCAGACCCTGAATATGGTGTTGATGCACCAAGTCTAAAAGACAAAATTGCACAAGCAGATTTAGGTTTCGTCCATATCCCAGAATTGGGTGATATTCCATTTTTTAATAAAGATACTGATGAAGCGCACATCGGAGCAGTAAAAGAACGCTCTAGTGAAGAAGAAACGCTTTACAGCATCTATGTGGATGACAAGCGTGTTGGTGAAATAATAATCCGTGATAGCCATGTCATTATCACTGCTGGCGACAAGGAAATCTCCGGAGAAAGAGAAACCTATAAAGATACCAATCAGACTTTTTGGACTGTACGAGGTACAAGCGGAAATGTAGTTGGCGACTTTAAGCGCCTAGACGATGGTGTTTGGGTATTTCGCGAGGAAATTAACCGCGAGACATTCGTTGTTAAATATCACGATGGGCAATGGCATTTCATCCCTATGTCGGATGTGAAAAACAAAATCAAAGACAACATGCCGTCAAAAGCTGAGATTGTAAAACTACGTACAAAAATACAAGCGAATAAGCTTCGCGCATTGAAGTAG
- a CDS encoding NUDIX hydrolase, which yields MNKVIDKLAWIFIKDGKLLMVRSKGKELFYLPGGKREAGESDEQALVREIKEEISVDLVPNSIKYVETFTGQADGKAEGVSVQLTCYLAEYAGELSPDAEIEELKFVDGNDRAVCSLAALFAVDWLEANQFLPLVNS from the coding sequence ATGAATAAGGTAATTGATAAGCTCGCTTGGATATTCATTAAAGACGGTAAGCTTTTGATGGTGAGATCAAAAGGCAAGGAACTGTTCTACCTTCCGGGCGGAAAACGCGAAGCGGGGGAAAGTGATGAGCAAGCGCTAGTACGCGAAATCAAAGAAGAAATTTCGGTCGACTTGGTGCCTAATTCGATCAAATACGTAGAGACATTTACTGGCCAAGCCGATGGCAAAGCAGAAGGTGTTTCCGTTCAGCTTACTTGTTACCTTGCTGAATACGCGGGTGAGTTATCACCAGACGCTGAAATTGAAGAGCTAAAATTTGTCGATGGTAATGACAGGGCGGTATGTTCGCTGGCTGCTTTGTTTGCTGTTGACTGGTTAGAGGCGAACCAGTTTCTTCCGCTAGTTAATAGTTAA
- a CDS encoding HAD family hydrolase: protein MTKLIELTEIVLFDWGNTLMIDFPDAQGKMCDWKTVEEMSGARVLLAELSKHHNVYIATNAADSSKDDIIRAFERVDLSQYIDGYFCKASIGLSKYDSDFYPAIITQLGVQAQDVTMIGDTLEKDIYPALEAGLQAIWLNSSGKKLSESNLANVVQIQYLSELLEMSL from the coding sequence ATGACAAAGCTAATCGAATTAACAGAAATAGTCCTATTCGACTGGGGCAATACGCTGATGATCGACTTTCCAGACGCACAAGGGAAAATGTGTGACTGGAAAACCGTTGAAGAAATGAGTGGGGCTCGCGTGTTGTTGGCTGAATTGTCGAAACATCACAATGTCTACATCGCGACCAATGCGGCTGACTCAAGTAAGGATGACATCATCCGAGCGTTTGAACGTGTCGATTTGTCTCAATATATTGATGGTTACTTCTGCAAGGCGAGTATTGGTTTATCTAAATACGATTCTGATTTTTATCCTGCAATCATTACACAGTTAGGTGTTCAAGCTCAGGATGTGACGATGATTGGAGACACTCTCGAAAAAGACATCTACCCTGCGTTAGAAGCCGGCTTACAAGCCATTTGGTTAAACTCCAGTGGCAAGAAGCTGAGCGAATCAAACCTTGCAAATGTCGTGCAGATTCAATATTTGAGTGAGCTGTTGGAGATGTCGTTATAA
- the glpQ gene encoding glycerophosphodiester phosphodiesterase, which yields MKTTSMCLTLLALSLSTNAFADPLVIAHRGASGYLPEHTLPAKALAYAMKPDYIEQDVVMTKDDQLVVLHDHYLDRVTDVADRFPDRARADGRYYAIDFTLAEIKSLKVTEGFNLDEQGNRVAGYPTRFPMWQSDFRVATFAEEIELIQGLNKTLGYDVGIYPEIKAPWFHRHEGKDISKAVLATLNQYGYLSQDDKVYLQCFDANELQRINDELMPAMEMDLKLVQLMAYTDWNETMTYKGDKATPYSYDWMFEKGGMEKVATYADGIGPWKPMLVDDASTKGNIIIKPLMKSAKDAGLDVHPYTFRADPGRIPAYADNFDGMLDVFYNQVKVDGLFTDFPDKAVDFLNR from the coding sequence ATGAAAACAACGTCAATGTGCCTAACTCTTTTAGCACTTAGCTTATCAACCAATGCGTTCGCCGATCCTTTAGTTATTGCTCACCGTGGTGCATCAGGTTATTTACCGGAACACACATTACCGGCTAAAGCACTCGCGTACGCAATGAAACCCGATTACATTGAACAAGATGTCGTGATGACCAAAGACGACCAATTGGTGGTGTTACATGACCACTATTTGGATCGCGTCACCGATGTTGCTGACCGCTTTCCAGATCGCGCACGAGCAGATGGCCGCTATTACGCGATTGACTTTACGCTTGCCGAAATTAAATCATTAAAAGTAACTGAGGGTTTTAACCTCGATGAACAAGGCAACAGAGTGGCAGGGTACCCAACGCGTTTCCCTATGTGGCAATCTGATTTCCGGGTCGCTACTTTTGCAGAAGAAATCGAATTGATCCAAGGCTTAAACAAGACGCTCGGTTATGACGTAGGCATTTATCCTGAAATCAAAGCACCTTGGTTCCACCGTCATGAAGGGAAAGATATCTCTAAAGCCGTGCTTGCTACGTTGAATCAATATGGTTATTTATCGCAAGACGACAAGGTCTATTTGCAGTGTTTTGACGCCAACGAATTGCAACGAATTAATGATGAGTTAATGCCAGCCATGGAAATGGATCTCAAACTTGTTCAGTTGATGGCTTACACCGATTGGAACGAAACCATGACTTACAAGGGCGACAAAGCCACACCATACAGTTACGACTGGATGTTTGAGAAAGGCGGCATGGAAAAAGTCGCTACCTACGCTGACGGCATTGGCCCTTGGAAACCTATGTTGGTAGACGATGCATCGACCAAAGGAAACATCATTATCAAGCCGTTAATGAAATCAGCCAAAGACGCTGGCTTAGACGTGCACCCTTATACGTTCCGTGCTGATCCAGGAAGAATTCCAGCTTACGCTGACAACTTTGATGGCATGTTGGACGTTTTCTACAACCAAGTAAAAGTCGATGGTTTGTTTACCGACTTCCCAGACAAAGCGGTTGATTTCCTTAACCGTTAA
- a CDS encoding GNAT family N-acetyltransferase, which translates to MSLTVREVTIDDAQGIIDVLNPIIIEARYTILDQTFSVDEEKAFIESFPERGVFSVAVNEATSQLLGFQNVEPFATYTKAFDHVGIIGTYVDANSRGQGVAKQLFDYTFKSAKAKGYEKLFAYVRADNERALAVYLKQGFEIVGTAKKHGKIGDQYFDEILIEKFL; encoded by the coding sequence ATGAGCTTAACCGTTAGAGAAGTTACAATAGATGATGCACAAGGCATTATTGATGTGTTGAACCCAATCATAATCGAAGCACGTTATACCATCTTGGATCAGACCTTTTCTGTTGATGAAGAGAAAGCTTTTATCGAGTCATTCCCTGAGCGTGGTGTGTTTAGCGTTGCAGTTAACGAAGCTACGAGTCAGTTACTTGGCTTTCAGAATGTCGAACCATTTGCTACTTATACTAAAGCCTTTGACCATGTTGGTATCATTGGAACCTATGTTGATGCCAATAGCCGTGGACAGGGCGTCGCCAAGCAGTTGTTTGATTACACTTTCAAATCAGCGAAAGCCAAAGGTTATGAAAAGCTCTTCGCCTATGTAAGAGCAGACAATGAGCGCGCATTAGCGGTTTACTTAAAGCAAGGCTTTGAAATTGTAGGAACAGCAAAGAAACATGGCAAGATTGGAGACCAGTACTTTGATGAGATTCTTATTGAGAAATTCTTATAG